In Leptidea sinapis chromosome 41, ilLepSina1.1, whole genome shotgun sequence, the following are encoded in one genomic region:
- the LOC126976641 gene encoding oxysterol-binding protein-related protein 11, producing MIKSSCLGAHRPLSGQLYKYTNVVKGWQQRWFAVDSETGVLSYYLFDGPGDTVQPGQPARGEAHLAGAVICPSDEDSKTFTINCASGDMLKLRATDARARQEWVNGLRAIAEAHTKAMGANPPLQPREQLAVHDAMASARQQLQSTELSDAALARCIESSDSPFPHTDPDLLLLKASSAASMQCLLQCLGILLRQQQYATVSVKSNSHDHH from the exons atgatcaaatcTTCATGTTTGGGCGCACATCGCCCATTGTCAGGACAACTGTACAAGTATACTAATGTAGTTAAGGGGTGGCAACAACGATGGTTCGCTGTGGATTCAGAAACTGGGGTTCTatcgtattatttatttgatggcCCTGGAGACACAGTACAGCCAGGCCAACCTGCAAGAGGAGAG GCTCACTTAGCTGGTGCTGTGATTTGTCCAAGTGATGAAGATTCTAAAACATTCACAATTAATTGTGCTTCAGGGGATATGTTGAAATTGAGAGCTACAGATGCAAGAGCTAGACAGGAATGGGTTAATGGTCTAAGAGCCATAGCGGAAGCACACACAAAG gctaTGGGTGCAAATCCTCcgctgcaacctcgagaacaaCTAGCAGTACATGATGCTATGGCTTCAGCTAGACAGCAATTGCAGTCAACAGAGCTCAG tgaTGCTGCACTAGCAAGGTGTATAGAATCGTCCGATTCACCATTCCCACACACAGATCCAGATTTACTACTTCTCAAG GCAAGCTCGGCAGCCAGTATGCAGTGTCTGCTGCAGTGCCTGGGTATCCTGCTGCGGCAACAGCAATACGCGACCGTCAGCGTTAAGAGCAACAGTCATGATCATCATTAA
- the LOC126976647 gene encoding uncharacterized protein LOC126976647, whose product MLHLPGQVQSQVILGQASSTLHLLPKIIQQDCQEPYVSNLILEKASTTTTFQPMVADASQQFASAICLMLEHNYSVISKPKRTAGKDLMAPQRTKIKHLQAEISRLRKKRTIFKQG is encoded by the exons ATGCTTCATCTGCCTG GACAAGTTCAGAGTCAAGTAATCTTAGGACAAGCTTCATCCACACTACATTTACTGCCTAAAATAATACAGCAAGACTGTCagg agccGTATGTGAGCAACCTTATTTTAGAAAAAGCATCAACTACAACAACATTCCAACCTATGGTTGCAG ATGCATCTCAACAATTTGCGTCAGCAATATGCTTGATGCTGGAACATAATTATAGTGTTATTAGCAAGCCTAAAAGAACAGCTGGAaaag ATCTAATGGCTCCACAACGCACAAAGATCAAGCATCTTCAAGCAGAAATATCGCGCTTGCGAAAAAAAAGGACAATCTTCAAGCAAGGTTAA